A window from Actimicrobium sp. CCC2.4 encodes these proteins:
- a CDS encoding CaiB/BaiF CoA-transferase family protein, with protein sequence MSAAKPAAGALAGIKVLELGTLIAGPFCARMLGEFGADVIKIEAPDGGDPLRQWRVLKDGTSLWWSVQARNKKSLTLNLKDPRAQDIARRLALDADIIIENYRPGVLEKWQLGYDQLKAINPAAIMVRLSGYGQTGPMKDLPGFGAIAESMGGLRYVSGHADRPPVRVGISIGDSVAAMHGVIGAMMALRHRDASGGRWNGKAGDDCVAGQGQMVDVALYESVFNLMESLVPEFDHAGVVRERTGGALPGIVPSNTYTTGDGDNIVIAGNGDAIFKRLMVAIGRSDMASDPQLARNDGRVPRTAEIDGAIQAWCATQTIDVALATLQGADVPVSKIYSVRDMLHDPQFLARQMFEQHAFADGTPVKLPAISPKLSATPGQTRWLGPALGAHNAEVLGDLGFDAAAIAQLRDDGVI encoded by the coding sequence ATGAGCGCAGCCAAACCCGCCGCCGGAGCGCTGGCCGGCATCAAGGTGCTCGAACTCGGCACCCTGATCGCCGGCCCGTTCTGCGCCCGCATGCTCGGTGAATTCGGTGCCGACGTGATCAAGATCGAAGCGCCCGACGGTGGCGATCCGCTGCGCCAGTGGCGCGTGCTGAAAGACGGCACCTCGCTGTGGTGGTCGGTCCAGGCCCGCAACAAGAAAAGCCTGACGCTGAACCTGAAAGACCCGCGTGCGCAGGATATTGCGCGCCGGCTCGCGCTGGATGCCGACATCATCATCGAGAACTACCGCCCCGGCGTGCTCGAAAAATGGCAGCTCGGCTACGACCAGCTCAAGGCCATCAATCCGGCCGCGATCATGGTGCGCCTGTCCGGCTATGGCCAGACCGGACCGATGAAGGACTTGCCGGGATTCGGCGCGATCGCCGAGTCGATGGGCGGCTTGCGCTATGTCTCCGGCCATGCCGACCGCCCGCCCGTGCGGGTCGGGATTTCGATCGGCGACTCGGTCGCGGCGATGCATGGCGTGATCGGCGCGATGATGGCGTTGCGTCACCGCGATGCCAGCGGCGGTCGCTGGAATGGCAAAGCCGGCGACGACTGCGTGGCAGGGCAGGGCCAGATGGTCGATGTCGCGTTGTACGAATCGGTGTTCAACCTGATGGAATCGCTGGTGCCGGAATTCGACCATGCCGGCGTGGTGCGCGAACGCACCGGCGGTGCCTTGCCCGGCATCGTGCCATCGAACACTTACACCACCGGCGACGGCGACAACATCGTCATTGCCGGCAACGGCGATGCGATCTTCAAGCGCCTGATGGTGGCGATCGGCCGCAGCGACATGGCGAGCGATCCGCAGTTGGCGCGCAACGATGGCCGGGTGCCGCGTACCGCCGAGATCGATGGCGCGATCCAGGCCTGGTGCGCGACGCAAACCATCGACGTCGCACTGGCCACCTTGCAGGGGGCCGACGTCCCGGTCAGCAAGATCTACTCGGTACGCGACATGCTGCACGACCCGCAATTTCTGGCGCGCCAGATGTTCGAGCAGCATGCGTTCGCCGATGGCACGCCGGTCAAGTTGCCGGCGATTTCACCGAAGCTGTCGGCCACGCCGGGGCAGACGCGCTGGCTCGGGCCGGCGCTCGGTGCCCACAATGCCGAGGTGCTGGGCGACCTCGGTTTCGATGCGGCGGCGATTGCGCAGTTGCGCGACGACGGCGTGATCTGA
- a CDS encoding CHRD domain-containing protein, whose translation MRQHRRSIPALVIAFTVLAVTGCATSVSMPMGSAKLNGTQEVPPVASSATGTAMITVTADKAVSGSISTSGLEGKAAHIHQAAPGMNGGVVIGLTKTADGSWSVPAGAKLTDEQYASYLAGNLYVNVHTAANPGGEIRAQLNSR comes from the coding sequence ATGAGACAGCATCGCCGCTCCATTCCCGCCCTCGTCATTGCATTCACCGTCCTCGCTGTCACTGGTTGCGCCACTTCTGTCAGCATGCCGATGGGTAGCGCCAAGCTCAATGGCACACAGGAAGTCCCGCCGGTCGCCAGTTCGGCTACCGGTACCGCGATGATCACGGTGACTGCTGACAAAGCCGTCAGCGGGAGCATCAGCACAAGTGGTCTCGAGGGCAAGGCCGCCCACATTCATCAGGCCGCTCCCGGCATGAATGGCGGCGTCGTCATCGGCCTGACCAAAACTGCCGATGGCAGCTGGTCGGTCCCGGCCGGCGCCAAGCTGACCGACGAGCAGTACGCCAGCTACCTGGCCGGTAACCTGTATGTCAATGTCCATACCGCTGCCAATCCGGGTGGTGAAATCCGTGCCCAGCTCAACTCACGTTAA
- a CDS encoding TIGR03643 family protein translates to MPTATLTPEDIDRIIQMAWEDRTAFDTIKVQFGVTEAQVIKLMRKHMKRSSFTMWRERVTGRKTKHLALRSDDVMRFKSSDQKGL, encoded by the coding sequence ATGCCGACTGCAACGCTGACGCCCGAAGACATCGACCGGATCATTCAGATGGCCTGGGAAGACCGCACTGCCTTCGATACGATCAAGGTGCAGTTCGGCGTGACCGAAGCACAGGTCATCAAGCTGATGCGCAAGCACATGAAACGCTCCAGTTTTACGATGTGGCGCGAGCGCGTGACCGGGCGCAAGACCAAGCATCTGGCCTTGCGCTCCGATGACGTGATGCGCTTCAAGTCGAGCGATCAGAAGGGCTTGTAA
- a CDS encoding S8 family peptidase, with protein MAKNSDTPSSGAPAADSSNGNGSSAGTNATSTATAAAGSNTQPAPTVRQGIPQRKGQFLIAARHSPGLQAMGLQPLAFNVIEQTLRASPDIEVIDTVGPKSVMGALADGMGAEVPSVLVARMTDQKAGILHQQAQGRLIVERDHPLVLHEVGPQPGLVTCSMASAGPALNIPILVLGKDDMPLPDAEVYLFGSMLPASGVSDVSGRVTLALYGDTPQTLRGLYIKPKADYWSFYQAEPDISTTEPNVVGMRLLSEWPSLANFPQEQTFGWGQKAMRLDQLPPNYRGQGVRVGIVDSGAATSHDDLKKIRFGLDIMNKTTDPGGWSVDTVSHGSHCAGVIAGASSTVGIRGFAPDAEVHACKLFPGGQVSQLIDALEYCIEKQVDVVNLSLGGIEPSEALEQQIQRAKLAGVACIVAAGNSGGAVQYPASSPNVLAVAALGRLNEFPQDSYHTQTLGPQVDANGFFSPKFTCYGPQIAVCAPGVAIASSVPSNNYAAWDGTSMAAPHVTGLAALVLAHHPDFQGAFKTRGPARVERLFQIIKASSQPINLGDQTRTGFGMPDVLIAVGLQPQRGMPVHTQQAFSAQPGPAAGVPVFGRRIAQGESLVTAGFNPLVAMMASGVDPGYAAYLRGMQLGLPYGFAGPGPARW; from the coding sequence ATGGCAAAGAATTCCGATACCCCCAGCTCCGGTGCGCCTGCAGCCGATAGCAGCAATGGCAACGGCAGTAGCGCCGGCACCAATGCAACAAGCACTGCCACTGCCGCGGCCGGTAGCAACACTCAGCCCGCCCCGACAGTCCGCCAAGGCATCCCGCAGCGCAAGGGTCAGTTCCTGATCGCTGCGCGCCACTCGCCCGGATTGCAGGCGATGGGCTTGCAACCGCTGGCCTTTAATGTCATCGAGCAGACGCTGCGCGCCAGTCCCGATATCGAGGTGATCGATACCGTCGGCCCGAAAAGTGTGATGGGTGCGCTGGCCGATGGCATGGGTGCCGAAGTGCCGAGCGTGCTGGTGGCGCGCATGACTGACCAGAAAGCCGGCATCCTGCATCAGCAGGCACAAGGCCGGTTGATTGTCGAACGCGATCATCCGCTGGTGCTGCATGAAGTCGGCCCCCAGCCGGGACTGGTGACGTGCTCGATGGCCAGTGCCGGACCGGCATTGAACATCCCGATTCTGGTACTGGGCAAGGACGACATGCCGCTACCGGATGCCGAGGTCTACCTGTTTGGCAGCATGCTGCCGGCCTCCGGTGTGTCCGATGTCAGCGGCCGCGTGACGCTGGCGTTGTATGGCGATACGCCGCAAACCCTGCGCGGTTTGTACATCAAGCCGAAGGCCGATTACTGGAGCTTCTATCAGGCCGAACCCGATATCAGCACGACCGAACCGAACGTGGTCGGCATGCGCCTGCTGTCGGAATGGCCATCGCTGGCAAATTTTCCGCAAGAACAGACTTTTGGCTGGGGCCAGAAGGCCATGCGGCTGGATCAACTCCCACCCAACTACCGCGGCCAGGGCGTGCGGGTCGGCATCGTCGATTCGGGCGCGGCGACCAGTCATGATGATCTGAAAAAAATCCGTTTCGGCCTCGACATCATGAACAAGACCACCGATCCCGGCGGCTGGAGTGTCGATACCGTGTCGCATGGATCGCATTGTGCCGGCGTGATCGCCGGTGCCAGCAGCACCGTCGGGATACGCGGCTTTGCGCCGGATGCCGAAGTCCATGCCTGCAAGCTGTTCCCGGGCGGGCAGGTCAGCCAGTTGATCGATGCGCTTGAGTACTGCATCGAGAAACAGGTCGACGTGGTCAACCTGAGCCTGGGCGGGATCGAACCGTCGGAAGCGCTCGAACAGCAGATCCAGCGCGCCAAGCTGGCCGGTGTGGCCTGCATCGTCGCGGCGGGCAATTCGGGTGGCGCGGTGCAGTATCCGGCCTCGTCACCGAACGTGCTGGCGGTGGCGGCGCTGGGTCGGCTCAACGAGTTCCCGCAGGATAGTTATCACACGCAAACGCTGGGGCCGCAGGTCGATGCGAACGGGTTTTTCTCGCCCAAATTTACCTGTTACGGACCGCAGATTGCGGTGTGCGCGCCGGGTGTGGCGATTGCCTCGTCGGTGCCATCAAACAATTACGCGGCATGGGACGGCACCTCGATGGCGGCACCGCATGTGACGGGATTGGCAGCGCTGGTGCTGGCACATCATCCGGATTTTCAGGGGGCCTTCAAAACGCGCGGGCCGGCCCGGGTTGAACGGCTGTTCCAGATCATCAAGGCCAGTTCGCAACCGATCAATCTGGGCGACCAGACCCGCACCGGATTCGGCATGCCGGATGTGCTGATCGCGGTCGGTTTGCAGCCGCAGCGCGGCATGCCGGTTCACACGCAACAGGCGTTTTCGGCGCAGCCCGGACCAGCTGCCGGCGTGCCGGTATTCGGTCGCCGGATCGCGCAGGGCGAATCGCTGGTCACGGCCGGCTTCAATCCGCTGGTGGCAATGATGGCAAGCGGTGTCGATCCTGGCTATGCGGCGTATTTGAGGGGGATGCAACTGGGATTGCCGTACGGGTTTGCCGGACCGGGGCCGGCACGCTGGTAA